In a genomic window of Lacrimispora sp. BS-2:
- a CDS encoding 4Fe-4S dicluster domain-containing protein, translating to MHAIEETIKETCKKLWNEGEINRILAWEKGLFDYEAAPALFRNRESISRLVYNEHCGGNLSKFLIKEMGKEGKVLVLLKPCDTYGFNQLLSEKRVKREKVYILGVPCGGMRDEKGLLFKCQSCKGNDFKAFDQIIESDLSVPAPVPSKEEEKLNQMTAEERFAFWRGQLSKCIRCNACRNICPACSCIKCVFDNQDSGVEAKANSDAFEENLFHIIRAFHVAGRCTDCGECSRVCPQNIPLYLLNRKMIEEINERYGTHQAGESPDSKSPLTDFKESDPEISAIYGKGGVS from the coding sequence AAGCTCTGGAATGAAGGAGAGATAAACCGGATTCTGGCATGGGAAAAAGGACTCTTTGACTACGAGGCGGCACCTGCCCTGTTCCGGAACCGGGAAAGCATCTCCCGTCTGGTTTACAATGAGCACTGCGGGGGAAATTTAAGCAAATTCCTTATAAAAGAAATGGGAAAAGAAGGAAAGGTACTGGTCCTTTTAAAGCCCTGCGATACATATGGATTTAACCAGCTTTTATCGGAAAAAAGGGTAAAACGGGAAAAGGTTTATATTCTGGGAGTTCCCTGTGGTGGAATGAGGGATGAAAAGGGCCTGCTTTTCAAATGCCAGTCCTGTAAGGGCAATGATTTTAAAGCCTTTGACCAGATCATAGAATCGGATCTGTCCGTTCCGGCTCCGGTCCCCTCGAAAGAAGAGGAAAAATTGAACCAGATGACTGCAGAAGAACGCTTTGCTTTTTGGCGGGGGCAGCTTTCCAAATGTATCCGCTGCAATGCCTGCCGTAACATATGTCCTGCCTGCAGCTGCATCAAATGCGTGTTTGATAACCAGGATTCCGGAGTAGAGGCAAAGGCTAATTCCGATGCCTTTGAGGAAAATCTGTTTCATATTATAAGAGCCTTCCATGTAGCGGGAAGGTGTACGGACTGCGGGGAGTGCAGCCGGGTCTGTCCCCAGAACATTCCACTTTATCTGCTGAACCGGAAAATGATTGAGGAGATCAATGAACGGTACGGAACCCATCAGGCAGGAGAAAGTCCTGACTCAAAGTCTCCGTTAACGGATTTTAAGGAGTCTGATCCGGAAATTTCGGCTATATATGGGAAAGGTGGTGTGTCTTGA
- a CDS encoding 4Fe-4S dicluster domain-containing protein codes for MLKMPLERLDELFFELSKEHQIFAPMEKAGSVSFFPWKKGDTLCFDTLLTDRAPKSFFFPQSETLYRARKEEGSLSIVPEEAEEKSAVYFGVRACDRRSFELLDRVFLSTPCDSCYESKRRNGYVVALACKNPENTCFCQSFGIDPAWPGGDVSVWIADGELYWKSLTEKGDALTELVSEMFEEGDRKKVEEQKAEIRKKLDALPLKDLSLERFEHPDSSMELFESEQWESLSETCLGCGICTFVCPTCQCYDICDYNAGHEVRKFRCWDSCMYPGFTEMAHGNNRNNQMQRFRQRFMHKLVYFPENNGGIYSCVGCGRCLRKCPSSLNIARVIKALGENGTEGGNHE; via the coding sequence ATGCTAAAAATGCCATTGGAACGTCTTGATGAACTTTTTTTTGAACTTTCAAAGGAGCATCAGATATTTGCTCCCATGGAAAAGGCTGGCAGTGTTTCGTTTTTTCCATGGAAAAAAGGGGATACCCTGTGTTTTGATACTCTTTTGACAGATCGTGCACCCAAGTCCTTTTTCTTTCCCCAGTCGGAGACTTTGTACCGAGCCAGGAAAGAAGAGGGGAGCCTTTCCATTGTGCCTGAAGAGGCAGAGGAAAAGAGCGCTGTTTATTTTGGTGTAAGGGCCTGTGACAGGAGAAGCTTTGAGCTTCTGGACCGGGTGTTCTTAAGCACACCCTGCGATTCCTGCTATGAATCCAAAAGAAGGAACGGGTATGTGGTGGCTTTAGCCTGTAAGAACCCTGAAAACACCTGTTTTTGCCAAAGCTTTGGCATCGATCCTGCCTGGCCGGGAGGAGATGTGTCCGTCTGGATCGCAGACGGAGAACTGTACTGGAAAAGCCTGACGGAAAAGGGAGATGCATTGACGGAATTAGTTTCAGAAATGTTTGAGGAGGGAGACCGTAAAAAGGTTGAGGAGCAGAAAGCAGAGATCCGTAAAAAGCTGGATGCTCTGCCCCTGAAGGATTTGAGTCTGGAACGGTTTGAACATCCGGATTCTTCCATGGAGTTGTTTGAGTCGGAACAATGGGAATCCTTATCCGAAACCTGCTTAGGCTGCGGAATCTGCACCTTTGTATGTCCTACCTGCCAGTGCTATGATATATGCGACTACAACGCAGGCCATGAAGTCAGGAAATTCCGCTGCTGGGATTCCTGTATGTATCCGGGCTTTACCGAGATGGCCCATGGAAACAACAGAAACAACCAGATGCAGCGGTTCCGCCAGAGATTCATGCATAAGCTGGTATATTTTCCGGAAAACAACGGCGGCATATATTCCTGTGTGGGCTGCGGAAGGTGCCTGCGTAAATGTCCGTCTTCCTTAAATATTGCCAGGGTGATAAAAGCCCTGGGAGAGAACGGCACGGAAGGAGGAAACCATGAGTGA
- a CDS encoding FAD/NAD(P)-binding protein, producing the protein MSDRTNVLIPEIGMITDVRRDTPDVKTFRVNGLEGRKPFDHMPGQCAMLSIPGVGEAMFSITSSPTNRDYMEFSIKKCGCLTDWLHQMEKGQEIALRGPYGNYFPVDTELKGKNLLFIAGGIGIAPLRSVINYVIDNRADYGQVDIVYGARSAEDLVDLEEMRKDWSKVQGFRVHLTIDRAEEGWEGNVAFVPDYVRELKFSNDRTVLVCGPPVMIKYVLKALEEMEFASTQVYTTMELKMKCGVGKCGRCNIGAKYVCKDGPVFRYDELGVLPSEY; encoded by the coding sequence ATGAGTGACAGAACCAATGTATTGATTCCGGAAATCGGTATGATTACAGATGTAAGAAGAGATACGCCGGATGTGAAAACTTTTCGCGTAAACGGGTTAGAGGGGAGAAAGCCCTTTGACCATATGCCGGGGCAATGTGCCATGCTTTCCATTCCAGGAGTGGGGGAAGCCATGTTTTCCATCACTTCCTCACCAACCAACAGGGATTACATGGAGTTTTCCATTAAAAAATGCGGCTGCCTCACCGACTGGCTCCACCAGATGGAAAAGGGGCAGGAAATTGCCCTGCGGGGTCCATACGGCAATTACTTTCCCGTTGATACGGAGTTAAAAGGCAAGAACCTGCTCTTTATCGCCGGCGGGATCGGAATCGCGCCTCTGCGGTCTGTGATTAATTACGTCATTGACAACCGGGCGGATTACGGCCAGGTGGATATTGTTTACGGGGCCCGTTCGGCAGAGGATCTGGTAGATTTAGAAGAAATGAGAAAAGACTGGTCAAAGGTCCAGGGCTTCCGTGTGCATCTGACCATAGACCGGGCTGAAGAAGGCTGGGAAGGGAACGTGGCTTTTGTACCTGATTATGTCAGGGAGCTGAAGTTTTCAAACGACAGAACCGTTTTGGTATGCGGTCCGCCTGTGATGATAAAATATGTGCTGAAGGCACTGGAAGAAATGGAATTTGCCAGTACACAGGTCTATACGACCATGGAACTGAAGATGAAATGCGGAGTGGGCAAATGCGGACGCTGCAACATAGGTGCTAAATACGTCTGCAAGGATGGACCTGTGTTCCGTTATGATGAATTGGGCGTCCTGCCCTCTGAATATTAG
- a CDS encoding 4Fe-4S dicluster domain-containing protein has protein sequence MNDMITVYLFGKKYTVPSNLTIMGAMEYAGYQLVRGCGCRCGFCGACATIYRIKGDRELKTCLACQTQVRENMYVATLPFFPLVKEVYDISKVSVNEQVMMELYPEIYKCIGCAACTKSCPQGLDTMQYIAYAQRGELEKCAEESFDCVMCGICSSRCPAGISHPQVGLLARRITGKYLAPESRHLTNRVREVEAGDFTELIEAIMAKPLEELKNLYNTREIEK, from the coding sequence ATGAATGATATGATTACTGTTTATCTGTTCGGTAAAAAATATACAGTTCCGTCCAATTTAACCATAATGGGAGCAATGGAATATGCAGGATACCAGCTTGTGCGGGGCTGCGGCTGCAGGTGCGGCTTCTGCGGAGCCTGTGCCACGATTTACCGTATCAAAGGAGACAGGGAATTAAAGACCTGTCTGGCCTGCCAGACCCAGGTCCGGGAAAACATGTATGTGGCCACCCTTCCCTTTTTCCCTCTGGTAAAGGAGGTTTATGACATAAGTAAGGTTTCGGTCAATGAACAGGTCATGATGGAGCTGTATCCGGAAATCTACAAGTGCATCGGGTGTGCAGCCTGTACCAAAAGCTGTCCCCAGGGCCTTGATACCATGCAGTATATTGCATATGCCCAGAGAGGGGAATTGGAGAAATGTGCCGAAGAATCCTTTGACTGTGTGATGTGCGGGATTTGTTCTTCCAGGTGTCCGGCCGGGATTTCCCATCCTCAGGTCGGCCTTCTGGCCAGACGGATCACCGGAAAATATCTGGCTCCGGAATCAAGGCACTTAACCAACCGGGTAAGAGAGGTAGAGGCGGGGGATTTTACGGAGCTCATTGAAGCGATCATGGCAAAACCCCTGGAAGAACTGAAAAACCTTTATAATACCAGAGAAATCGAAAAGTAG
- a CDS encoding FAD-dependent oxidoreductase — protein MFTAKMMDSVKKVEATREERMQTEPRRMTAEEKEKLLKAYHPDYKEEEFAILKAGPNKGEKVPKELGVLLQARSRIRDTDVDLSSPDYDTDVLIIGGGGAGCAAAIEAYRAGAKVLIATKLRLGDANTMMAEGGIQAADKENDSPQIHYLDALGGGHFANRPELLKKLVMEAPEALKWLNELGVMFDKDKDGNMVTTHGGGTSRKRMHAAADYTGAEIMRVLRDEVLNLPISVADYTSAVELILDEDKKAAGAVLLNMETGELLTARAKTVILATGGAGRLHYQGFPTSNHYGATADGLVLAYRAGAKLLYQDTLQYHPTGVAFPEQIYGALVTEKVRSLGAMLVNALGEAFMHPLETRDVSAASIIRECADGKGVVTPLGKGIWLDTPMIDLIHGKGTLEKRLPGMLRMYLKYEIDMRKTPILIYPTLHYQNGGIQIQADCQSTIENLFVAGEAVGGIHGRNRLMGNSLLDIIVFGRNAGKCAAGRVKDVHIGKLALSHINEMEEECQRAGIVMDKISPLLLPKYARTAGQL, from the coding sequence ATGTTTACAGCCAAGATGATGGATTCCGTAAAAAAGGTCGAGGCCACCAGGGAAGAACGGATGCAGACAGAGCCCCGGAGAATGACGGCAGAGGAAAAGGAAAAACTGCTGAAAGCCTATCACCCGGATTATAAAGAGGAAGAGTTTGCCATACTAAAGGCAGGCCCCAATAAGGGAGAAAAAGTGCCCAAAGAACTGGGAGTCCTTTTGCAGGCAAGGAGCCGGATCAGAGACACTGACGTGGATTTATCATCTCCGGACTACGATACGGATGTTCTGATCATAGGAGGAGGGGGAGCTGGCTGTGCGGCTGCCATTGAGGCTTACAGGGCAGGGGCAAAGGTACTGATAGCCACCAAGCTCCGTCTGGGGGATGCCAACACCATGATGGCGGAAGGCGGGATCCAGGCTGCGGACAAAGAAAACGATTCCCCCCAGATCCACTACTTAGACGCATTGGGAGGGGGACATTTCGCCAACCGGCCGGAGCTTTTGAAAAAGCTGGTCATGGAAGCTCCGGAAGCCCTTAAATGGTTAAATGAGCTGGGAGTGATGTTTGACAAGGACAAAGACGGAAACATGGTCACCACTCACGGAGGCGGTACTTCCAGAAAGCGTATGCACGCGGCGGCCGACTACACGGGTGCTGAAATCATGAGAGTGCTCCGGGATGAAGTATTAAACCTTCCGATTTCCGTGGCTGATTATACCTCTGCCGTGGAGCTCATTTTAGATGAGGATAAAAAGGCGGCGGGAGCAGTCCTTTTGAACATGGAAACAGGAGAACTTTTGACAGCCAGGGCAAAAACTGTTATTCTTGCCACAGGGGGAGCCGGACGGCTCCACTATCAGGGATTCCCCACCTCCAACCACTACGGGGCAACGGCCGACGGCCTGGTTTTAGCTTACCGGGCAGGAGCAAAGCTTCTCTATCAGGATACCCTTCAATACCATCCCACCGGAGTTGCTTTTCCGGAGCAGATTTACGGGGCTTTGGTGACGGAAAAGGTCCGTTCCTTAGGCGCCATGTTAGTCAATGCCTTGGGGGAAGCTTTCATGCATCCACTGGAGACCAGGGATGTGTCTGCAGCCTCCATTATCAGAGAATGTGCAGATGGAAAAGGAGTTGTCACTCCTCTTGGGAAGGGAATCTGGCTGGATACTCCCATGATCGACTTAATTCATGGGAAAGGAACCCTGGAAAAGCGTCTCCCCGGAATGCTGCGCATGTATTTGAAATATGAAATCGATATGAGAAAAACCCCTATCTTGATCTATCCTACCCTCCACTATCAAAACGGCGGAATCCAGATCCAAGCGGATTGCCAGAGCACCATAGAGAACTTGTTTGTGGCAGGAGAAGCAGTGGGAGGGATCCACGGAAGGAACAGGCTTATGGGAAATTCTCTTCTGGATATTATTGTTTTTGGCCGCAATGCCGGAAAATGTGCGGCCGGGCGCGTGAAAGACGTACATATAGGAAAGCTTGCTTTGTCACATATAAATGAAATGGAAGAGGAGTGCCAAAGAGCCGGTATTGTTATGGATAAAATTTCCCCGCTGCTTTTGCCAAAGTATGCCAGGACAGCGGGACAGCTATAA
- a CDS encoding fumarate hydratase: MREISVKTLIDVVEKLCIDANQYLPEDVKKAIKTCRACEDWDIACGVLDKIIENFEIAEREDVPICQDTGMACVFLEIGQDVHFIDGDLTEAINEGVRRGYEKGFLRKSVVKDPVRRGNTGDNTPALIYTEIVPGDKVKITVGPKGFGSENMSAIRMFKPSAGIQGIKDFILETVSAAGPNPCPPVVVGVGIGGSFDKAALLAKKALMRELDSSHPDPYYADLEKEMLEKINLLGIGPQGFGGKTTAIGVNIETMPTHIAGMPCAININCHVTRHKTEIV, encoded by the coding sequence ATGAGAGAAATATCAGTAAAAACATTGATCGACGTAGTAGAAAAGCTGTGTATTGATGCAAACCAGTACCTGCCCGAGGATGTGAAGAAGGCGATCAAGACCTGCCGCGCCTGTGAGGACTGGGACATTGCCTGCGGAGTTCTTGACAAGATCATCGAGAATTTCGAAATCGCAGAAAGGGAAGATGTGCCCATTTGTCAGGATACGGGCATGGCCTGTGTGTTTCTGGAGATCGGCCAGGATGTCCACTTTATTGACGGGGACTTGACCGAAGCCATCAATGAAGGCGTGCGCAGAGGCTACGAAAAGGGATTTTTAAGAAAATCCGTGGTAAAAGACCCGGTAAGGCGGGGAAATACAGGTGACAACACTCCGGCTCTGATTTATACGGAAATCGTTCCGGGAGACAAAGTGAAAATTACCGTAGGACCCAAGGGCTTTGGAAGCGAGAACATGAGTGCCATCCGCATGTTTAAGCCTTCTGCAGGAATCCAGGGAATCAAGGATTTTATTCTGGAGACCGTATCCGCCGCAGGTCCCAATCCATGCCCTCCTGTAGTAGTGGGCGTAGGAATTGGAGGAAGCTTTGACAAGGCAGCCCTTCTGGCGAAAAAGGCTTTGATGAGAGAACTGGATTCCTCCCATCCGGACCCTTACTATGCTGATTTAGAAAAGGAAATGCTGGAAAAGATCAACCTTCTGGGAATTGGCCCCCAGGGCTTTGGCGGAAAGACCACTGCAATTGGAGTAAACATTGAGACCATGCCTACCCATATCGCAGGCATGCCCTGTGCCATCAACATCAACTGTCATGTGACACGCCATAAAACGGAAATAGTCTAA
- a CDS encoding Fe-S-containing hydro-lyase, with amino-acid sequence MIKHITLPLTRELSKTLHAGDTVYLTGDIYTSRDAGHKRMCETLAKGEKLPFDPMDATIYYVGPTPAKPGQVIGSAGPTTSGRMDAYAPTMMSVGARGMIGKGARQPEVIEAIKKYDGVYFGAIGGAGALLAKCIKKLEPIAYEDLGAEALCRLYVEEMPLVVIIDCEGNNLYEEGKNSYLKSKE; translated from the coding sequence ATGATAAAGCATATTACACTGCCTTTGACAAGAGAATTGTCCAAAACCCTTCACGCAGGAGATACGGTTTATCTGACCGGTGATATCTACACTTCCAGGGACGCCGGGCATAAGCGTATGTGTGAGACTCTGGCAAAAGGAGAGAAGCTGCCCTTTGATCCCATGGATGCCACGATTTATTACGTAGGGCCAACTCCCGCAAAGCCGGGCCAGGTGATCGGCTCTGCAGGACCTACTACCAGCGGCCGGATGGATGCCTATGCTCCCACCATGATGTCCGTAGGAGCCAGGGGAATGATTGGAAAAGGAGCCAGGCAGCCGGAAGTGATCGAAGCCATAAAGAAGTATGATGGTGTTTACTTTGGTGCCATTGGGGGAGCAGGAGCGTTGCTCGCCAAATGCATTAAAAAGCTGGAACCCATCGCTTATGAGGATTTGGGAGCAGAGGCTTTATGCAGATTATATGTAGAAGAAATGCCTCTTGTAGTCATTATCGACTGCGAAGGAAATAATCTCTATGAAGAGGGAAAAAATTCTTATTTAAAGTCAAAAGAGTAA
- a CDS encoding Ldh family oxidoreductase — translation MGTKTNIVDWKTITDFVVDAFKGYGIPEEDAKICADVLLESDKRGIESHGVNRFKPIYLDRIKAGIQSPVTNFEVVKETKTTAVVDGHDGMGQVIGVKSMNMAIAKAKEYGMGMVVARNSTHYGIAGYYATMASQAGCIGITGTNARPSIAPTFGVENMLGTNPITFGMPTDEEFPFVLDCATSITQRGRIEYYSRIGKSTPSGMVIGRDGKPQTDSDQILVDLNTGKAALAPLGGIGEELAGYKGYGYATVVEILSAALQQGNFLRALTGIGENGEKVPFHLGHFFIAIDTEAFMGLESFKKTCGDILRDLRGSVKAPGEERIYTAGEKEYLVWQERKNSGVPINDAVQKELIKIREELALNQYRFPFE, via the coding sequence ATGGGAACCAAAACAAACATTGTGGATTGGAAGACAATTACGGATTTTGTAGTGGATGCATTCAAGGGATATGGGATTCCGGAAGAAGATGCGAAAATCTGTGCGGATGTATTGCTGGAGTCTGATAAGAGGGGCATCGAATCTCATGGGGTAAACCGCTTTAAGCCCATTTATCTGGACCGTATCAAAGCGGGAATCCAGAGCCCGGTAACAAATTTTGAAGTAGTAAAGGAAACAAAAACTACAGCAGTTGTTGACGGCCATGACGGCATGGGCCAGGTAATCGGTGTAAAATCCATGAATATGGCCATTGCGAAAGCCAAAGAATATGGCATGGGCATGGTTGTTGCCCGTAATTCCACCCATTACGGCATTGCAGGCTACTATGCAACCATGGCTTCCCAGGCAGGCTGTATCGGAATTACAGGAACCAATGCAAGGCCTTCCATAGCTCCTACCTTTGGTGTGGAAAATATGCTGGGAACCAATCCTATTACCTTTGGTATGCCTACGGATGAGGAATTCCCCTTTGTGCTGGACTGTGCTACTTCCATTACCCAAAGAGGCAGAATCGAATACTATTCCCGTATCGGCAAGTCCACTCCTTCCGGCATGGTAATCGGACGGGACGGAAAGCCCCAGACGGATTCAGATCAGATTCTTGTTGATTTGAATACGGGAAAAGCGGCCCTTGCACCTTTAGGCGGAATCGGTGAAGAACTGGCAGGCTACAAGGGATACGGCTATGCTACTGTGGTTGAAATTCTTTCCGCAGCTTTGCAGCAGGGAAATTTCTTAAGAGCCTTGACCGGCATTGGCGAAAATGGAGAAAAGGTACCCTTCCACCTTGGCCATTTCTTCATTGCCATTGATACGGAAGCCTTTATGGGCCTGGAATCCTTTAAAAAGACCTGCGGGGATATTCTCCGGGATCTTCGCGGTTCTGTTAAAGCTCCAGGGGAAGAACGCATTTATACGGCAGGTGAAAAAGAGTATCTGGTATGGCAGGAGCGCAAAAACAGCGGAGTGCCGATCAATGATGCAGTACAGAAAGAACTTATTAAGATCAGGGAGGAACTGGCACTTAACCAGTACCGGTTCCCATTTGAATAA